The DNA window CCTCTTTCTTCAGAAACATCGGCTGCAGGTACATCACCCGCGGAATATATCCCGCCTGGTTCGGAACGCCTTCGGCGGCCAGCGCTTTCGAGAACTCGTCGCGCGTGACGCCGAGCGCCGATTCGTCGACCCTAAACATGTAGAACCAGAAAGAAGAGCGGGAGCCGTCCGTTACGCGATGCGGAAGCACGCCGGGGATACCGCGGATGCCGGCGCTGATGCTCTCGCCGTAACGGCCCCGCCGCTCGCAGACCCATTTCAGCCTCTTCAGCTGGGCGATCCCGACAGCGCCCTGGAGCTCGGTCATCCGATAATTCGGCGCGAGTCCGTGCAGGTCCTTCACGACGACGTCCGTGCCGAACCGCCGGAAATTTTTGTCCGCGAACGCATGGGTTCGCAAATACAACTCCTCGTCTTCGGAATTGACGGTCACCATGCCGCCGTCGCCGGTGGAGATATGCTTGAAGTCGTTGGTGCTGAAGCAGCCGAAGTCGCCGATCGTCCCGGCCAACCGCCCCTTATAGTAAGTTAGATAGGATTGCGCGCAGTCTTCGATCACTTTCAGGCCGTGCCTTCGGGCGATGTCCATGATCGGGTCCATATCGCAAGCATTGCCGGCGAGATGAACGACGACGATCGCCTTGGTCCGCGAAGTGATTTTCGATTCGATCGATGCGGGCGACATATTATAGGTATCCGCCTCCAGGTCGGCGAATACCGGGATTGCATTCTGATACAGAATGCCGATTAAGGTCCCTTGATCGGTAATCGGCGAGGTGATGACTTCATCTCCGACGCTGATGCCCGCTGCGCCCAGCGCCGTATGAATGGCGGCCGTGCCGGAGGAGACGGCGACGCTGTAGGGTACGCT is part of the Paenibacillus antri genome and encodes:
- a CDS encoding DegT/DnrJ/EryC1/StrS family aminotransferase; the encoded protein is MEQEKLALMGGGKTKTTPYGTGKRFGEEELKELSEALEQNTLFYHHGRKVKKFLQDFNEIYSVPYSVAVSSGTAAIHTALGAAGISVGDEVITSPITDQGTLIGILYQNAIPVFADLEADTYNMSPASIESKITSRTKAIVVVHLAGNACDMDPIMDIARRHGLKVIEDCAQSYLTYYKGRLAGTIGDFGCFSTNDFKHISTGDGGMVTVNSEDEELYLRTHAFADKNFRRFGTDVVVKDLHGLAPNYRMTELQGAVGIAQLKRLKWVCERRGRYGESISAGIRGIPGVLPHRVTDGSRSSFWFYMFRVDESALGVTRDEFSKALAAEGVPNQAGYIPRVMYLQPMFLKKEAYLGSRFPFDLSDIEYKAGDCPEAEKILETAVRLQVSEFFTEQDAEETARAIRKVALHYAAKAANP